From Gimesia panareensis, the proteins below share one genomic window:
- a CDS encoding adenylosuccinate synthase: MSATSVIGLQWGDEAKGKIVDLLSEQHEIVVRYLGGNNAGHTVKFDGKTYKLSLLPAGVLNPNVTSVITGGVVINPQAFLKEMASIVDQNGPIEPSRLLISDRAHVIFPYHMQEESIFEKSRKDKAIGTTMRGIGTCYRDKASRTHAIRMGDLMRPDFFRSRLEEIVAYKSKIFQALDPEAEPLSVDAIFEEYSGYAETLKPHVVDTSAYLLKAVADQKKILFEGAQGSLLDIDHGTFPYVTSSNSSGCGIHNGSGVSERYISKMIGVVKAYTTRVGGGPFVTELHDEIGQRIRDVGNEYGTVTGRPRRCGWFDAVATRYGANISGVDCIAVMLLDVLSGLDELKVCEAYDVNGTQVTDFPSHILDLEQAKPVYRSIPGWKEDITGIRKMEDLPENAIAYIKAIEEIIGKPVEIVSVGPDREQTILLK, from the coding sequence GTGTCAGCGACGTCGGTAATCGGGTTACAGTGGGGCGATGAAGCCAAGGGCAAAATTGTTGATTTACTCTCCGAGCAGCACGAGATTGTGGTGCGATACCTGGGGGGCAATAATGCAGGCCACACAGTCAAATTTGACGGCAAGACCTATAAACTCTCCCTGCTGCCGGCCGGGGTGCTGAACCCGAACGTGACCTCCGTCATTACCGGCGGTGTGGTGATCAATCCCCAGGCGTTTTTGAAGGAAATGGCCTCGATCGTCGACCAGAACGGTCCGATTGAGCCGAGCCGGTTGCTGATCAGCGACCGGGCGCATGTGATCTTCCCGTATCATATGCAGGAAGAGAGCATTTTCGAAAAGAGCCGCAAGGACAAGGCGATCGGCACCACGATGCGGGGTATCGGAACCTGCTACCGGGACAAAGCGAGCCGCACGCATGCGATCCGGATGGGCGATCTGATGCGTCCGGACTTTTTCCGCAGCCGTCTGGAAGAGATCGTCGCTTACAAAAGCAAGATCTTCCAGGCCCTCGATCCCGAAGCGGAGCCGCTGAGTGTCGACGCGATTTTCGAAGAGTATTCCGGTTATGCTGAGACTCTGAAGCCACACGTGGTGGATACCAGTGCCTATCTGCTGAAAGCGGTCGCCGATCAGAAGAAGATTCTGTTCGAAGGTGCCCAGGGGAGTCTGCTGGATATCGATCACGGTACCTTTCCGTACGTGACCTCCTCTAACAGTTCGGGCTGTGGAATTCACAACGGGAGTGGGGTTTCCGAACGCTATATCAGCAAGATGATCGGCGTGGTGAAGGCTTATACGACGCGCGTGGGCGGCGGACCATTCGTGACCGAACTGCACGATGAGATCGGGCAGCGGATTCGCGATGTGGGAAATGAATATGGTACCGTCACCGGACGTCCGCGTCGGTGTGGCTGGTTTGATGCCGTGGCAACCCGTTACGGGGCGAATATCAGCGGCGTGGACTGCATTGCCGTCATGCTGCTGGATGTGCTGAGCGGCCTGGACGAACTGAAGGTGTGTGAAGCCTACGATGTGAACGGGACGCAGGTCACCGACTTCCCCAGCCACATTCTGGACCTGGAACAGGCGAAACCAGTGTATCGCTCGATTCCGGGTTGGAAGGAAGACATCACCGGCATCCGCAAGATGGAAGATCTGCCTGAGAATGCGATCGCGTATATCAAGGCGATCGAAGAAATCATCGGCAAGCCAGTGGAGATCGTTTCTGTCGGCCCGGACCGGGAACAGACGATTCTGCTGAAGTAG
- a CDS encoding transposase, whose protein sequence is MPHQDTEHLRINIQSMKAIFDRLIPCETSSLVRHGNASLDPGWLAAVAILCMGWTAKGTLGERVKTAYTVAGELFQVSTTVTRQGLMKALANYGQPLVDLVIQHLSSKLGQWKGYRTTAGKVTLAVDATKFSAPRSAANQREFAPGIHHRRSAKYRKKADESKALTVQLLTTVLWHLGSGLPFRWCIQGAAGSERIAAREMLESLPENVRLVGDAQYTGAPLWSAIMESGHSFLFRVGSNVTLLKSLGQLKIRDGFVYYWPDSMQRRDQSPLVLRLFQIHNGRNKIYLVSNELEMTDACACKLYRQRWGIEVFFRSVKQSCERSKLCCQTPVNVITELNWTLIGIWVALFVGKDMLHKQGTNLKKLSPIKVIRVFSQAVTIIACHAQQWAPLTDLLSQSVLAEEKRPNNRKASRGHPCKKRKRQCGKPTIIQATTDQKKLAKIYLE, encoded by the coding sequence ATGCCGCATCAAGATACCGAGCATCTTCGCATAAATATTCAGTCAATGAAAGCGATTTTTGACAGGCTGATTCCCTGCGAAACGTCTTCCCTGGTACGTCACGGCAATGCCTCTCTGGATCCGGGCTGGTTGGCTGCGGTTGCCATTCTCTGCATGGGCTGGACTGCCAAAGGAACACTTGGCGAAAGGGTAAAAACGGCCTACACGGTTGCCGGTGAGCTCTTTCAGGTTTCGACGACAGTGACACGACAAGGGCTGATGAAAGCTCTGGCGAACTACGGACAGCCATTGGTGGATCTGGTGATTCAACATCTTTCCTCAAAACTGGGACAATGGAAGGGCTATCGAACCACAGCAGGCAAAGTCACTCTGGCCGTGGATGCCACCAAGTTCTCTGCGCCTCGCTCAGCAGCCAATCAGCGTGAATTTGCACCAGGGATCCATCATAGAAGGTCGGCGAAATACCGCAAAAAAGCCGATGAATCCAAGGCGTTAACCGTTCAACTGTTAACGACCGTGCTCTGGCATCTGGGCAGTGGGTTACCGTTTCGCTGGTGTATTCAGGGGGCAGCTGGCAGTGAGCGAATTGCGGCCCGGGAAATGCTGGAATCCCTTCCAGAAAATGTCCGACTGGTTGGGGATGCGCAATATACAGGTGCTCCGCTGTGGTCAGCCATCATGGAGTCAGGGCATTCTTTCCTGTTTCGTGTTGGTTCGAACGTAACCCTGTTAAAATCACTTGGTCAGTTGAAAATTCGTGATGGCTTCGTCTATTACTGGCCCGACTCTATGCAGCGTCGAGACCAAAGCCCGCTGGTCCTGCGTCTGTTCCAGATCCATAATGGCAGGAACAAGATCTACCTGGTGAGCAACGAATTAGAAATGACCGATGCATGTGCCTGTAAATTATATCGTCAAAGATGGGGGATTGAGGTTTTCTTCCGCTCAGTAAAACAATCCTGTGAACGCAGCAAGCTATGTTGCCAGACGCCTGTAAATGTCATCACAGAATTAAACTGGACTCTGATCGGAATCTGGGTTGCGTTATTTGTCGGAAAAGACATGTTGCATAAGCAGGGAACGAATCTCAAAAAACTCAGTCCGATCAAAGTGATTCGTGTGTTTTCTCAGGCTGTCACGATAATTGCCTGCCATGCTCAGCAATGGGCGCCATTAACCGACCTGCTTTCGCAATCCGTGCTCGCCGAAGAAAAACGGCCGAATAACAGAAAAGCAAGCCGGGGACATCCGTGTAAGAAAAGGAAACGGCAATGCGGAAAACCAACTATCATTCAGGCAACAACGGATCAAAAAAAACTGGCGAAAATCTATCTTGAATAA
- the sucC gene encoding ADP-forming succinate--CoA ligase subunit beta: MKIHEYQAKQLFREAGIPVPEGIIAKTVDEAVAAFEKLDRPLVVVKSQIHAGGRGKGRFKEHPEQAGVVLARSAEEVRENAERMLGSTLVTIQTGEEGKQVNTLFIEQGLDIAKELYLGCVIDREAGGPVMILSTEGGMEIEVVAEESPEKILSEPFSIHTGLLGFQARKLAFKLGMEGKTVRHAEKFFCQLSRFFIDNDCSMTEINPLVITGEGELVALDAKVSFDDNALFRHKAFDELRDLTEEDPAEVQAGDAGLSYVKLDGNIGCLVNGAGLAMSTMDLIKHHGGEPANFLDVGGGANVDQVTEAFRIILADENVKAVLVNIFGGIMKCDTIVTALLEAYEKVGFTVPLVVRLEGTNVEAARTMLAESGRDIISATDLTDAAQKVVATLSS, from the coding sequence ATGAAAATTCACGAATATCAGGCCAAACAATTGTTTCGCGAAGCCGGGATTCCCGTACCTGAGGGGATCATAGCGAAGACCGTCGATGAAGCGGTGGCCGCATTTGAAAAACTGGATCGTCCGCTGGTGGTTGTGAAGTCACAAATCCACGCCGGGGGCCGCGGAAAAGGTCGTTTCAAAGAGCATCCGGAGCAGGCTGGTGTGGTGCTGGCGCGGTCTGCGGAGGAAGTTCGCGAGAACGCCGAACGCATGCTGGGCTCGACCCTGGTGACCATCCAGACCGGCGAAGAAGGAAAGCAGGTCAACACACTGTTCATCGAACAGGGACTGGATATCGCCAAAGAGCTGTATCTGGGTTGTGTGATCGACCGCGAAGCAGGCGGCCCGGTGATGATTCTCTCCACCGAAGGGGGGATGGAGATCGAAGTCGTCGCCGAAGAGTCCCCGGAAAAGATTCTGAGCGAGCCGTTTTCAATTCACACCGGCTTGCTCGGTTTCCAGGCCCGTAAGCTGGCATTCAAACTGGGAATGGAAGGCAAAACGGTTCGGCACGCAGAAAAGTTCTTCTGCCAGCTGAGCCGTTTTTTCATTGATAACGACTGCAGCATGACCGAAATCAACCCGCTGGTGATTACCGGCGAAGGTGAACTGGTTGCACTGGACGCCAAGGTGTCGTTCGACGATAACGCACTCTTCCGTCACAAAGCATTTGACGAACTGCGTGACCTGACTGAAGAAGATCCAGCAGAAGTCCAGGCGGGCGATGCGGGTCTGAGCTACGTCAAACTGGACGGCAACATCGGCTGTCTGGTGAACGGAGCCGGCCTGGCGATGAGCACGATGGACCTGATCAAACACCACGGCGGCGAGCCGGCCAACTTCCTGGATGTGGGCGGCGGAGCGAACGTGGATCAGGTGACCGAAGCGTTCCGGATCATTCTGGCAGATGAGAATGTGAAAGCGGTTCTGGTGAATATTTTCGGCGGGATCATGAAGTGTGATACGATCGTGACCGCGTTACTGGAAGCCTACGAAAAAGTCGGTTTCACGGTGCCCCTGGTCGTACGACTGGAAGGGACCAACGTGGAAGCTGCCCGGACGATGCTGGCAGAGAGTGGTCGGGATATCATTTCCGCGACGGACCTGACCGATGCCGCTCAGAAGGTTGTGGCCACTTTGAGTTCTTAG
- a CDS encoding REP-associated tyrosine transposase, producing MPDHVHALVWFDRIGELSAFIRDWKRSSSRSIKLFLTDSSQYAKKFPKEDPLWKKRYYSFEIETEAKIEEKLTYMHMNPVKKGFVENITEWRWSSARHFVSGKSVGVPIGWPEL from the coding sequence ATGCCTGATCATGTGCATGCCCTGGTCTGGTTTGACAGGATTGGTGAACTCAGTGCCTTCATACGAGACTGGAAACGAAGCTCCAGTCGCTCAATCAAATTGTTTTTGACTGATTCCAGTCAGTATGCAAAAAAATTTCCCAAGGAAGATCCACTCTGGAAAAAGCGATATTATTCCTTTGAGATTGAAACTGAAGCGAAAATCGAAGAGAAGCTTACTTACATGCACATGAACCCGGTGAAGAAAGGGTTTGTGGAAAATATCACCGAATGGCGCTGGAGTTCTGCAAGACATTTTGTGTCAGGCAAATCTGTCGGTGTTCCCATTGGATGGCCAGAGCTTTAA
- the ndk gene encoding nucleoside-diphosphate kinase: MALERTLILIKPDAVQRRLAGTILTRFENKGLKIVGLKLLQVTKELSAEHYAEHVEKPFYPLLEEFITSGPVIAIAAEGPEAISVVRSMMGSTNGRESAPGTIRGDFGVSRQMNLVHGSDGPEAAAREIPIYFKPEELLDYETSLGGWVCADDEK; this comes from the coding sequence ATGGCTCTCGAACGAACGCTGATTCTGATTAAACCCGATGCGGTCCAGCGCCGGCTTGCCGGTACCATCCTGACCCGCTTCGAGAACAAAGGCCTCAAAATTGTGGGCCTCAAACTGCTGCAGGTCACCAAAGAACTCTCAGCCGAACACTACGCAGAACATGTGGAAAAACCGTTCTACCCGCTGCTCGAAGAATTCATCACCTCCGGCCCGGTCATCGCCATCGCCGCAGAAGGCCCGGAAGCCATCTCCGTCGTCCGCTCCATGATGGGTTCCACCAACGGTCGCGAATCGGCCCCGGGCACCATTCGGGGTGACTTCGGCGTCAGCCGCCAGATGAACCTTGTCCACGGCAGCGATGGTCCCGAAGCCGCCGCCCGCGAAATCCCGATCTATTTCAAGCCCGAAGAGCTGCTCGATTACGAAACCTCTCTCGGCGGATGGGTCTGTGCCGACGACGAAAAATAG
- the sucD gene encoding succinate--CoA ligase subunit alpha: MSILVTEKTRVICQGITGKSGLFHSQQCREYGTPLLGGVTPGKGGTEVDGFPVFNTVEEAVEKTGANTSLIFVPPPFCGEAIMEAADAGMELIIAITEGVPVTDMVRVMEYLKDKPSRLIGPNCPGVITPGIAKIGIMPGYIHTPGSVGLISKSGTLTYEAAWQLGNIGLGQTTAIGIGGDPIIGTTFIDLLEMFENDPATESIMMIGEIGGTAEIEAAEYIKEHVTKPVAGFIAGKTAPPGKRMGHAGAIISGGSGTADEKIAALEAAGVVVAESPADMGSAVKRAIEAAA, translated from the coding sequence ATGAGTATTTTAGTTACTGAAAAGACACGCGTCATTTGCCAGGGGATCACCGGTAAATCCGGGCTGTTTCACAGCCAGCAGTGCCGGGAATATGGCACACCGCTGCTGGGGGGAGTGACTCCCGGCAAAGGGGGAACCGAGGTTGATGGTTTCCCGGTATTCAACACCGTCGAAGAGGCAGTCGAAAAGACCGGTGCTAATACCAGCCTGATTTTCGTGCCGCCTCCGTTCTGTGGCGAAGCGATCATGGAAGCCGCGGATGCCGGCATGGAACTGATCATCGCGATTACCGAAGGGGTGCCTGTGACCGATATGGTGCGGGTGATGGAATACCTGAAAGACAAACCGAGCCGGTTGATCGGCCCGAACTGCCCGGGTGTGATTACTCCCGGCATCGCCAAGATCGGCATCATGCCCGGTTACATTCATACGCCCGGTTCTGTGGGGCTGATCAGCAAGAGTGGTACGCTGACTTACGAAGCGGCCTGGCAGCTGGGGAACATCGGACTGGGACAGACTACGGCGATCGGCATTGGTGGTGACCCGATTATCGGGACGACCTTCATCGATCTGCTGGAGATGTTTGAAAATGATCCTGCGACAGAATCGATCATGATGATCGGGGAAATCGGGGGAACCGCTGAAATCGAAGCAGCGGAATACATCAAAGAGCATGTGACCAAACCTGTTGCCGGTTTCATCGCTGGTAAGACAGCGCCTCCCGGAAAACGGATGGGGCACGCTGGAGCGATTATCAGCGGCGGCAGTGGTACTGCGGATGAGAAGATTGCCGCCCTGGAAGCAGCCGGTGTCGTCGTGGCCGAAAGCCCGGCCGACATGGGTTCTGCCGTCAAGCGGGCCATTGAAGCAGCCGCTTAA
- a CDS encoding RbsD/FucU family protein codes for MLKGIPPVISPDLMYVLMKMGHGDDIVLADGNFPADSHAQRIIRLDGHGVPEILAAMLRFFPLDTFVDQPAGLMNPVDDQAAEPPIWQTYRELIHQHDDRAPELEKIERFEFYERARQAYAIIATSETALYANLILKKGVVVA; via the coding sequence ATGCTCAAAGGAATCCCTCCTGTCATTTCTCCTGATCTGATGTACGTTCTGATGAAAATGGGGCACGGCGATGATATCGTCCTCGCCGACGGTAACTTTCCCGCCGACTCCCACGCCCAGCGCATCATCCGTCTCGACGGTCACGGCGTTCCGGAAATCCTGGCCGCCATGCTCCGCTTCTTCCCCCTCGACACCTTCGTCGACCAGCCCGCCGGCCTGATGAACCCCGTCGATGATCAGGCAGCCGAGCCCCCCATCTGGCAGACCTACCGCGAACTCATCCACCAGCACGATGACCGCGCCCCGGAACTGGAAAAAATCGAACGTTTCGAATTCTACGAACGCGCCCGCCAGGCCTACGCCATCATCGCCACCAGCGAAACCGCCCTGTATGCCAACCTGATCCTCAAAAAAGGGGTCGTCGTCGCATAA
- a CDS encoding response regulator, which produces MNTSPQKRVLIIDDDEGLTEPLQMAIEAEGYQVMVAHDGNEGLMKIERDAPDLVLLDLVMPRRSGFAVLDNILINSRHRTPKIVMVTGNSEPKYRELALDRGVDRFIPKPYHIEDLVKTVNELLATE; this is translated from the coding sequence ATGAACACTTCTCCTCAAAAACGAGTCCTGATCATCGACGATGATGAAGGCCTTACCGAGCCTTTGCAAATGGCGATTGAAGCAGAAGGCTACCAGGTGATGGTCGCCCATGATGGCAACGAAGGCCTCATGAAAATCGAACGCGACGCCCCCGACCTGGTCCTGCTCGATCTGGTCATGCCCCGCCGCAGCGGGTTCGCGGTGCTCGATAATATCCTCATCAACAGCAGGCACCGGACCCCCAAGATCGTCATGGTCACCGGCAACAGCGAACCCAAATACCGCGAACTGGCCCTCGACCGCGGCGTCGACCGCTTCATCCCCAAACCCTACCACATCGAAGACCTCGTTAAGACGGTCAACGAACTGCTCGCAACAGAATAA
- a CDS encoding glycoside hydrolase family 43 protein, with amino-acid sequence MNPQAPCILFLTLCCFLTNLSPLAAADKPENTSRQIFLLPYFLGNGETGVYLAFSTDGLHFDWLNDGKVVMPAPKWGEESLTRDPSIVYHDGKFHMVWTTSWKSHSIGYASSKDLLHWSTPRKIVVWQASDGAKNTWAPEIHWDPEQQEYLILWSTTLETELNDQDHSRDQHGHDHRPYAIRTRDFKTFTKPKLFYSPQPEISVIDPFIARDDRNTPDPADDRWVMVIKNEMPADQGGKNLRLIFSKHMQGPYGTTLGPPIVGAGTSIVDTMGEGPSLFKHNGLWYLYWDAPGSRFSYCLATSADLETWTNRTPEMTLPAKQMRHGTVFLAPENAIGFPLKK; translated from the coding sequence ATGAATCCGCAAGCGCCCTGCATCCTGTTTCTCACACTCTGCTGTTTCCTGACGAACCTCTCCCCCCTCGCTGCAGCAGACAAACCCGAAAACACCTCCCGCCAGATCTTCCTGCTCCCCTACTTCCTCGGAAACGGTGAAACCGGCGTCTACCTCGCCTTTAGCACCGATGGCCTGCACTTCGACTGGCTCAACGACGGCAAGGTCGTTATGCCCGCCCCGAAGTGGGGTGAAGAAAGCCTGACCCGCGATCCCTCCATCGTCTATCACGACGGTAAGTTCCACATGGTCTGGACCACCAGCTGGAAGTCGCACAGCATCGGCTATGCCTCTTCGAAAGACCTGCTGCACTGGAGCACGCCCCGCAAAATTGTCGTCTGGCAGGCAAGCGACGGCGCGAAAAACACCTGGGCCCCTGAAATCCACTGGGATCCGGAGCAGCAGGAATACCTGATCCTCTGGAGCACCACCCTCGAAACAGAACTCAACGATCAGGACCACAGCCGGGACCAGCACGGCCACGACCACCGGCCCTATGCCATCCGCACCCGTGATTTTAAAACCTTCACAAAACCAAAACTCTTCTATAGTCCGCAGCCGGAAATCAGCGTCATCGACCCTTTCATCGCCCGAGACGATCGAAATACCCCCGATCCCGCCGACGACCGCTGGGTCATGGTCATCAAAAACGAAATGCCTGCCGACCAGGGAGGCAAAAACTTAAGGCTCATCTTCAGTAAACACATGCAGGGTCCTTACGGCACCACCCTCGGCCCGCCCATCGTCGGCGCGGGCACCTCGATTGTCGATACCATGGGCGAAGGCCCTTCCCTGTTCAAGCACAACGGGCTCTGGTATCTCTACTGGGACGCGCCCGGCAGCCGGTTCTCCTACTGCCTGGCTACCAGTGCCGACCTGGAAACCTGGACCAACCGCACCCCGGAAATGACCCTCCCCGCGAAACAGATGCGCCACGGCACCGTCTTCCTCGCCCCGGAAAACGCCATCGGCTTTCCACTGAAGAAGTAG